One window of the Chanodichthys erythropterus isolate Z2021 chromosome 2, ASM2448905v1, whole genome shotgun sequence genome contains the following:
- the mtf1 gene encoding metal regulatory transcription factor 1, giving the protein MTGASIHSRNKSKRVDTNPGLSSSIRIMGENGPLIESAMLFEDEEEDVDKLCRDEEEEDKMARFDKDDDIISGPSSSSGRVYDRTTVLIEQDPIRLDEEGEEDCMAFLPDGEVEGDEGSLAFMGDPDGMSQGYIHHTISPDQIQFIINPGSTPMPRNIEGATLTLHSECPETKQREVKRYQCMFEGCTRTYSTAGNLRTHQKTHRGEYTFVCNQQGCGKAFLTSYSLKIHVRVHTKEKPFECDVQGCEKAFNTLYRLKAHQRLHTGKTFNCESEGCTKYFTTLSDLRKHIRTHTGEKPFRCDHDGCGKAFAASHHLKTHVRTHTGEKPFFCPSDGCEKTFSSQYSLKSHIRGHDKGPTFTVSSHPLSEDANHSLCLSDLSLISTDSELQENHNNSQGLDLNSVTPIRIFELMFQSPENSVSQDEPKPTDNPAESFGLESSPQSAAADVSTHPTFPQPPSSTSSPSCCITTPAPEAQTPPTTLPPQPAPPPAAGSSLLTSTFACAPATSSHSPEVPAPSAPSVAQHYVTAPPGPPPTAPGASSVAGMTTEVTAAVTHTVPLAPPPPTITIAPTLGLQPSLVMSDQNLQWILSSAASAQQNPEQQGPKVEKVFFTTAIPVGGHSGTAVQQIGLSLPVIIIKQEESCQCQCACRDSAKDKSAASSLEKPKATSPPPAPPALPEEAGSCCPSEQSPAPSQQDSLSAPVTPNPPTDGLASMDVSDLLSPETTANIEALLADEFPMADGASGSSAP; this is encoded by the exons ATGACTGGAGCTTCAATACACAG CCGCAACAAAAGCAAGCGTGTGGACACAAACCCAGGACTGAGCTCCTCCATCAGGATCATGGGAGAGAATGGCCCTCTCATAGAGTCAGCCATGCTCTTTGAAGACGAGGAAGAGGATGTGGACAAACTGTGCCGAGACGAGGAAGAAGAGGACAAGATGGCCAGGTTTGACAAAGATGACGATATAATCTCGGGACCCTCGTCGTCCTCGGGAAGGGTCTATGATCGCACCACTGTGCTCATCGAGCAAGACCCCATCCGCCTGGATGAGGAGGGAGAGGAGGACTGCATGGCCTTCCTGCCGGACGGAGAGGTCGAGGGAGACGAGGGATCGCTGGCTTTCATGGGTGACCCGGATGGCATGTCGCAGGGATACATACACCACACTATCTCGCCAGACCAGATACAGTTCATCATTAACCCGGGGTCCACGCCTATGCCGCGAAACATTGAGGGAGCGACGCTGACGCTACACTCGGAGTGCCCGGAGACCAAGCAGAGAGAG GTGAAGCGATACCAATGCATGTTCGAGGGCTGTACGCGCACCTACAGCACGGCGGGAAACCTGCGCACGCATCAGAAGACGCACCGCGGCGAATACACATTTGTGTGCAACCAGCAGGGCTGCGGCAAAGCCTTTCTCACGTCCTACAGCCTGAAGATCCACGTCCGCGTCCACACGAAAGAAAAACCCTTTGAGTGTGATGTCCAGGGCTGTGAGAAAGCCTTTAACACTCTCTACAG ACTGAAAGCACACCAGAGGCTGCACACTGGGAAGACGTTTAACTGTGAATCAGAGGGATGCACCAAGTACTTCACCACGCTCAGTGACCTGAGGAAGCACATCCGCACGCACACGGGCGAAAAACCATTCAG GTGTGACCATGATGGCTGTGGTAAGGCTTTCGCTGCTAGTCATCACCTGAAAACACATGTACGGACACACACTG GAGAGAAGCCGTTTTTCTGTCCAAGCGATGGCTGTGAGAAGACCTTCAGCTCTCAGTACAGCCTGAAGAGTCACATCCGAGGTCACGATAAAGGTCCAACGTTCACCGTGAGCAGTCATCCGCTGTCAGAG GATGCGAATCACTCGCTGTGCCTCAGTGATTTGAGCCTCATTTCCACTGACTCTGAGCTCCAGGAGAACCATAATAAT TCTCAGGGTTTGGATCTGAACAGCGTCACCCCCATACGAATCTTTGAGCTGATGTTCCAGAGTCCTGAGAACAGTGTCAGCCAGGACGAGCCGAAACCCACAG ATAACCCCGCGGAGTCTTTCGGCCTGGAGTCGTCTCCTCAGTCAGCCGCTGCAGATGTGTCCACTCACCCCACTTTCCCTCAGCCCCCTTCATCCACCTCATCCCCATCCTGCTGCATCACAACCCCTGCACCTGAGGCTCAGACTCCGCCCACAACACTCCCCCCTCAGCCGGCTCCGCCCCCCGCCGCCGGCAGCTCATTACTGACCTCCACTTTCGCCTGTGCTCCGGCCACCTCGTCGCACTCACCAGAAGTGCCCGCTCCATCTGCACCCTCAGTCGCCCAGCACTACGTGACGGCTCCACCGGGTCCCCCGCCAACTGCGCCCGGTGCCTCCAGCGTGGCGGGCATGACGACAGAGGTGACGGCGGCAGTAACACACACAGTGCCTTTGGCTCCTCCTCCTCCTACAATCACCATCGCCCCCACGCTCGGCCTGCAGCCCAGCCTCGTCATGTCCGATCAGAACCTGCAGTGGATCCTCAGCAGTGCCGCCAGTGCGCAGCAAAACCCCGAACAACAG GGCCCAAAAGTAGAGAAGGTCTTTTTTACAACAGCCATACCAGTCGGTGGACATTCAG gGACTGCAGTGCAGCAGATCGGTCTGAGCCTTCCGGTGATCATCATCAAGCAGGAGGAGTCCTGCCAGTGTCAGTGTGCCTGCAGAGACTCCGCTAAAGACAAGAGCGCTGCCTCCTCGCTGGAGAAGCCAAAGGCCACGTCGCCTCCTCCTGCTCCTCCAGCCCTCCCCGAAGAAGCTGGCTCCTGCTGCCCGTCAGAACAGAGCCCCGCTCCATCCCAACAGGACAGCCTGTCCGCTCCGGTGACCCCCAACCCTCCCACCGACGGCCTGGCCAGCATGGATGTCTCAGATCTGCTCAGCCCAGAGACCACGGCCAACATAGAGGCTCTGCTGGCGGACGAGTTCCCCATGGCTGATGGAGCGAGCGGCAGCAGCGCCCCCTAG